GTGATAATTAAGGAAAGTACAAACACCGGAATGCCTATGGCCACGGCAATAGGCTGTACGGCATTGACGAAACGATCTGCCCCGACGATAATTGCCACTAAAGCCAGGGTAATTTGCAGCAAAATCATGCCCATGGTCGGGCTGCTCCTTCGCCTCTCCATGTAGAGGGGGGCTATTTGTTCGTGTTTGCAGTCATCTTTGCAATCACGCAAAGTTTGATAGACATAGATCATATAAGCTCCAACCAGTGCTACGGCCACTCCGTTCTTAGCCCCTTGCGTGGGTAAGAAGGATGCCAGAATGGCCATGGTATAAACAATCAGGAAAAACATTAAATCACGCTTTACGACTTTGGCCTCCAAATACAGCGGCCGGTTCTTGCGACGGAACAAAAGGGCCGAAAAACCCGTAATAAAAAAAGCCACCGTTGCTAACATAAAGGGAGCGCCAAGAATGGCTCCTATGCCAATGTCCGCCCCCTCGGTTCCCACTCCTCCGCCTAAAATAGCCATGATGGGAACCATGGTCTCAGGCAAAGCTGTTCCGACGGCTGCAAAAATACTCCCAACAGCCCCGTCGCCAAGCTTAAGGCGTTTTCCCAGCCACTCAATTCCGTTGGTAAAGGCTTCTGCACCGATTAATATGATCCCTAAACTTATGATCAGTAAGCCAATATCCCTCAATTGATCCCCCCCTTCCTTCACTGCCGAGGGTCTCCCCACTTCCCCATTGATGAGATAAAATCTCACATTATAACTATACGAGAGTGAGATTGTTTTATGATAAAACAAGCCGGGAATTCACAAATTGAATTCCCGGCTTCTACACTTCTTCTATCCCTAGAATTTCTTCAATGGCCTCATTCAGTTCTTTTTTACCAACACCAGACTGGGAGGAGAAAGGGAGGATCAAGGATACATCGGGGATTTCCAAATCCTTGGCTATCACTTTTAAATGTTTAAGCCACTGTCCACGGGCGATTTTGTCGGCTTTCGTTGCCACCACCATGGTTGGTACCTGCTTAACCCGCAGCCATTCATGCATTTCCCGGTCCTCCACACTTGGAGCATGCCGGATATCTACGATTTGAATAACTGCCCGCAGTTGTTCGCGCTTTTTAAGGTAATTCTCCATCATGGGTCCCCACTGGGCATTAACGGTCTTAGCAACTTTGGCATAACCATAGCCCGGCAAGTCCACTAAAAACCAAGCATCATTAACCCTATAAAAATTTAAGGTTTGGGTTTTTCCCGGGGTATTTCCTGTGCGGGCAAGATTTCGGCGGCCTAAAAAACTATTAATCAAGGAGGACTTGCCTACGTTGGATCGCCCGGCCATGGCTATTTCCGGCAAACCATCCGTAGGATACTGCTCATATTTTACCGCAGAAGCTGTATACTCTGCCTTTTTTACAACAATCAATTTTCTCTTCCTTTCAATCTAGGCCTATGGATCCTTTAGTATGTTCTTTGGTATTATCAGAATAACCTGCCATGCCGCGTCTCAGCACCTGCAGATGATGAAGATGAGGGCTCCCGGGGTCGGGCAGCTTCGCCACATCCGCTTACCCAGCATTCCGAGGCTCGCCCACTCGCCAGCGAGGGAGCTACACCAAACCTCCGGGTAATACCTGAAGTGAACCACTGGCTCCGCTAACCCTCGCCAGCTTTGTGGGCTTTACCGCCTCTCCATGCAATGGGTTCACTCCTGTGGACGAAGCTGCCCTTTGCTTTTGGGTCCACGGATTCTTTTGATGCGTGGTTTTGAGTCTTTTTCAGAGATTCCGCGAAACCTAACCCGAGCCCCCCAAAGTTCAGCTTCCGCTCCCAATAAACTGCAGAAGGAGCGCTTTTTCAGCTAAGCGGATGCGTTAGTGGAGCCACGGTAAGGCGAGCGCCGACGGTTCGCGTCCCCGTAGCGCGCCGCAGGTTCACATGCAGGAATACCCAGAGGTTCGGACGCGCTCGCGAACCGTCCAGCGAGGCAGCGGCGGAACTCGCAGACGCGTGCTGTAAAAGCGCTCCGCCCCAGAGCCAGATAGAAGACCGGCCCCTATCAGGATGGTTTTTTCAATGCAGAAGAGACGCAAGAGGACAGCTTGGGTTGGCTCCGCCGGCTGCCCTCTCGCCTGGTTATCTCTTTCGATCTTTAGCAAGTTGTTGTCCGTTCGTCCTGCCCGGGATCCGAATCCTGAATTCCGCTTGGTGAGTAGACGGAATGGACTGGAACATCTTCCTGAACTTTATCTGAGTGCGCAATGGGTAAAAGGGCTAGTTTAAGCACTTCTTCAATGCGGCTGACGAAATGGAACTCCAAGACTTTGCGGACATTTTCAGGGATTTCTTCAAAGTCCTTGCGGTTTTCCTCTGGGAGTACCACTACTTTGATTCCAGCCCGGTGAGCCGCTAATACCTTTTCCTTGACTCCGCCAATGGGCAGTACATTCCCGCGCAAGGTGATCTCCCCGGTCATGGCCAGATCAGAGCGGACATAACGCTTGGCGATGGCCGAGGCCATGGCCGTGGCCATGGTAATCCCTGCCGAAGGTCCATCTTTCGGAGTAGCACCTTCAGGAACATGAATGTGCAGGTCCGTTCGGTCATAAAAATCTTCTTCAATACCCAGCTGAGAAGCGTAGGCCCTGATAAAGGTCCAGGCTGCTTGAGCGGATTCCTTCATGACATCCCCTAATTGACCTGTTAAGGTCAGTCTGCCTTTTCCCGGCAGGGGGGTTACTTCTACTGTGAGAACGACCCCGCCTACTTCCGTAAAGGCCAGTCCGGTTACTGCCCCGATTTCAGGCGCTTTGGCAGCTGTTTGGAAATGATAACGAGGAGCTCCCAAAGTTGACTCCAGGTCCTCAGCTGTTAAGGTATGGGGTTCCCATTCTTCTTTTACCCAGCGGACAGCAATTTTACGGCAGAGGTTGGCAACTTGTCTCTCCAGTCCCCGCACTCCTGATTCTCTGGTATAGCCCTGAACCAGTTTGAGTAAGATGTCATCCTCCAGGGTAAAGACTTCCTTGCTGAGCCCATGGGCCTCCAACTGTTTAGGCACCAGGTATTTGCTGGCGATATTGACCTTTTCATCCTCTGTATAGCCGCTGAGGGTTATGACTTCCATCCGGTCTAAGAGGGGACGAGGAATGGTGTGCAAGGTGTTAGCTGTCAGTACAAATAAGGTCTGAGATAAATCAAAGGGGAGTTCTAAATAATGATCCGTGAAGGTGCTGTTTTGTTCGGGATCGAGAACTTCCAACAGCGCGGATGCCGGATCCCCGCGAAAATCCGAGGTCATTTTGTCAATTTCATCGAGAAGGAAAACAGAATTTTTGGTTCCTGCTGTACGAACCCCTTGAATAATCCTGCCAGGCAAGGCCCCGATGTAAGTACGGCGATGTCCTCTGATTTCCGCTTCATCCCGCAAACCGCCTAAGGACATACGCACAAATTTGCGGTTTAAGGATCGTGAAATTGATTTTGCTAAGGATGTTTTTCCTACTCCCGGCGGTCCTACTAAACATAAAATCGGGCTTTTCATTTTGGGAGTCAGCTTGCGGATGGCTAAGAATTCAAGAATACGCTCTTTGACTTTTTCTAATCCGTAGTGGTCCTCATTGAGGATTTCTTCGGCTTTAATTAAATCAATTTTGTCTCTGGTGGTTTTGTTCCAAGGCAGCACCAATAACCAATCCAAATAAGTACGAACTACCGTGCCCTCTGCTGAAGCCGGAGGCATTTTTTCCAAACGGTCTATCTCTTTTAAGGCTTTTTCTTCAGCTTCTTTCGGCAGCTTCGCTTTTGCTACTTTCTCCCGGTATTCATCGGCTTCAGCTTGACGCTCGTCCTTATCTCCCAGCTCTTTCTGAATCGCCTTCATTTGTTCCCGCAGATAATACTCTTTTTGAGCTTTATCCATTTGCTTGCGCACTCTTTGTCCTATGCGCCGCTCTAACTCCAGGAGCTCAATTTCCCGCATGATCAATTCTGTCAAACGTTCTAAGCGCAGTTCGATGGACATGGCCTCTAAAATGGTCTGTTTATCAGGCACTTTTAAGTTAAGATGGGATGCCACAATATCTGCCAAGCGGCCGGGCTCTTCCACAGCTAAGACTGTACCAATGGTTTCTAAGGGCACCCGTTTGCCTAACTTGGCATATTCCTCAAACTGATGAGTCATGCCCCGGATTAAAGTTTCCAGTTCCGGTGTCATAGCTCTCTTTTCCTCTGCCAGCTCTTCGATACGCACCTCAAAATACTCATCTTCCTGCAAGTATTCCAGAATGCGGCCACGGGTAATTCCTTCAACTAAAATCCGCATAGTGCCGCCGGGGAGTTTTAAGAGCTGCTTAATTTCGGCAATGGTCCCGATTTCATATAAATCATCAGGGTTGGGCGAATCAATTTCTGTCTCCTTTTGAGAGGTCAAAAGTATTATCCGATCATCAAGCATGGCTTTTTCAATGGCGGCCATTGACCGTTCCCGGCCAACGTCGAGATGGATAACCATATACGGAAAAACAAGAATCCCACGTAACGGGAGTAATGGTAGTTCACGCTCTTTTGTCACTTATATCCCCCCATTTTAGAAAACTCTTGAAAAAAAGACACACTACAGCTAGTGTGCCAAACTTATTCTTCAACTATTCTAACATGTTTTACCCTGATCAGGCAAATTTGCAACAATGTTTGTTACCGCTTTATTAACGGCTCCAAAATCCAGACGGCTCAATACTTCTTCCAAAGGCGGCCTGGTTTCCACTTTTTCTAAGGTTATGTTTGGAACTAAGGCCAGCTCCAAAACTTGAGAAAGTTCTTCTACGGTAATGATTTCAATCTCATCTTTTAACTCATGAAATCGTTCCTGCCAATTCTCTTTAGGAATTAAAACCCGCTTGCAGCCTGCTTGCTTGGCAGCTTCGATCTTGGCGGCAACCCCTCCGATCGGTTTCACCCGGCCGCGAATGGATAGTTCGCCGGTCATGGCCAGATAATTATCCACCTTTTGCTGGCGAATAGCTGAGATGGTAGCAGTGGCAATGGCAATTCCCGCTGATGGCCCGTCCACAGGCCCGCCGCCGGGAAAGTTGACATGTAGGTCATAATTTTTGGGCTCGATTCCCATTTGCCGCCGCAAAACCGTT
This Desulfosporosinus orientis DSM 765 DNA region includes the following protein-coding sequences:
- a CDS encoding sodium:calcium antiporter, giving the protein MRDIGLLIISLGIILIGAEAFTNGIEWLGKRLKLGDGAVGSIFAAVGTALPETMVPIMAILGGGVGTEGADIGIGAILGAPFMLATVAFFITGFSALLFRRKNRPLYLEAKVVKRDLMFFLIVYTMAILASFLPTQGAKNGVAVALVGAYMIYVYQTLRDCKDDCKHEQIAPLYMERRRSSPTMGMILLQITLALVAIIVGADRFVNAVQPIAVAIGIPVFVLSLIITPIATELPEKFNSVLWIRKGKDTLAMGNLTGAMVFQSSVIPAIGIALTSWKLDFLALWSALLAIGAAMIPYISLRRRGGILPTTLLMGGVFYFIFIVTVVRVSIH
- the yihA gene encoding ribosome biogenesis GTP-binding protein YihA/YsxC, with amino-acid sequence MIVVKKAEYTASAVKYEQYPTDGLPEIAMAGRSNVGKSSLINSFLGRRNLARTGNTPGKTQTLNFYRVNDAWFLVDLPGYGYAKVAKTVNAQWGPMMENYLKKREQLRAVIQIVDIRHAPSVEDREMHEWLRVKQVPTMVVATKADKIARGQWLKHLKVIAKDLEIPDVSLILPFSSQSGVGKKELNEAIEEILGIEEV
- the lon gene encoding endopeptidase La, translated to MTKERELPLLPLRGILVFPYMVIHLDVGRERSMAAIEKAMLDDRIILLTSQKETEIDSPNPDDLYEIGTIAEIKQLLKLPGGTMRILVEGITRGRILEYLQEDEYFEVRIEELAEEKRAMTPELETLIRGMTHQFEEYAKLGKRVPLETIGTVLAVEEPGRLADIVASHLNLKVPDKQTILEAMSIELRLERLTELIMREIELLELERRIGQRVRKQMDKAQKEYYLREQMKAIQKELGDKDERQAEADEYREKVAKAKLPKEAEEKALKEIDRLEKMPPASAEGTVVRTYLDWLLVLPWNKTTRDKIDLIKAEEILNEDHYGLEKVKERILEFLAIRKLTPKMKSPILCLVGPPGVGKTSLAKSISRSLNRKFVRMSLGGLRDEAEIRGHRRTYIGALPGRIIQGVRTAGTKNSVFLLDEIDKMTSDFRGDPASALLEVLDPEQNSTFTDHYLELPFDLSQTLFVLTANTLHTIPRPLLDRMEVITLSGYTEDEKVNIASKYLVPKQLEAHGLSKEVFTLEDDILLKLVQGYTRESGVRGLERQVANLCRKIAVRWVKEEWEPHTLTAEDLESTLGAPRYHFQTAAKAPEIGAVTGLAFTEVGGVVLTVEVTPLPGKGRLTLTGQLGDVMKESAQAAWTFIRAYASQLGIEEDFYDRTDLHIHVPEGATPKDGPSAGITMATAMASAIAKRYVRSDLAMTGEITLRGNVLPIGGVKEKVLAAHRAGIKVVVLPEENRKDFEEIPENVRKVLEFHFVSRIEEVLKLALLPIAHSDKVQEDVPVHSVYSPSGIQDSDPGQDERTTTC